One Candidatus Woesearchaeota archaeon genomic window carries:
- a CDS encoding Fic family protein has protein sequence MSTLFYRCRHNMTYLEKQVKNGQIYYYIAQSIRKGKDVNKVRVYVGKFDKALSEQEEINLVLDNIDKLDEKIDEMHPELSTDYKIEIFFKDLEVIFLKSDLLEIEITKKRFAKIKSNYDHYLNLRKNFVILHSYNSTKVEGNTMTQKETKLLLSEGIISELRELREANEVLNISQALDYIEDYNGELTVDFICEVHRVVTKNTLKEARNEGTLRPLGVNVFMAGSEYKNVPGGKLVLKLLRDSTKEFNNFYKKDKLGAIVRFYASFIAIHPFVDGNGRTSRILLNWLLKREGLPYINYDAKEHDRHIDGIDKAIRGKGFYELGQFVLEHIVENKFTK, from the coding sequence ATGTCTACATTATTCTATAGGTGTAGACATAACATGACTTATTTAGAAAAACAAGTAAAAAATGGGCAGATATATTATTATATTGCTCAATCTATTAGGAAAGGTAAGGATGTAAATAAAGTTAGAGTTTATGTTGGAAAATTTGATAAAGCATTATCAGAGCAAGAAGAAATTAATTTAGTTTTAGATAATATTGATAAATTGGATGAGAAAATAGATGAAATGCATCCTGAACTATCAACAGATTATAAAATTGAAATTTTCTTTAAAGATTTAGAAGTGATTTTCCTTAAAAGCGATTTATTAGAAATTGAGATTACTAAAAAACGATTTGCTAAAATTAAATCGAATTATGATCACTATTTAAATTTGAGAAAAAATTTTGTTATTTTGCATTCATATAATTCTACTAAAGTTGAAGGGAATACTATGACTCAAAAGGAAACAAAGTTACTTCTATCTGAAGGAATTATTTCTGAATTAAGAGAATTAAGAGAAGCAAATGAAGTATTAAATATATCTCAGGCTTTAGATTATATTGAAGATTATAATGGAGAATTAACAGTAGATTTTATTTGTGAAGTTCATAGAGTGGTTACTAAGAATACGCTAAAAGAGGCTAGGAATGAAGGAACTTTGAGGCCATTAGGGGTCAATGTATTCATGGCAGGTTCAGAGTATAAAAATGTTCCAGGTGGGAAATTGGTTCTTAAATTACTAAGAGATTCTACTAAGGAATTCAATAATTTTTATAAAAAAGATAAACTAGGCGCAATTGTTAGGTTTTATGCTTCATTTATTGCTATCCACCCTTTTGTGGACGGAAATGGTAGGACTTCAAGAATTTTATTGAATTGGTTATTGAAAAGAGAAGGTTTGCCTTATATTAATTATGATGCAAAAGAGCATGATAGACATATTGACGGAATAGATAAAGCAATTAGAGGTAAAGGGTTTTATGAGTTAGGTCAATTTGTTTTAGAACATATAGTTGAGAATAAGTTTACTAAATAA
- a CDS encoding nucleotide pyrophosphohydrolase: protein MSLKDVQKEVDDWVSELKIGYWKPHEILARLTEETGELAREINHIYGPKKKKSTEETKELSDEIADIIFTVTCLANSLDLDLDESFGRVMDKCYGRDANRYEKK from the coding sequence ATGAGTTTAAAAGATGTACAGAAAGAAGTAGATGATTGGGTGAGTGAGCTTAAAATTGGGTATTGGAAGCCTCACGAAATTTTAGCAAGACTTACAGAGGAGACTGGAGAGCTTGCAAGAGAGATCAATCATATTTATGGACCTAAGAAGAAGAAGTCAACTGAAGAAACAAAAGAACTCTCAGATGAGATTGCAGATATTATATTTACTGTGACTTGCCTTGCTAATTCTTTAGATTTGGATTTAGATGAGTCTTTTGGGAGAGTTATGGATAAATGCTATGGTAGAGATGCTAATAGGTATGAGAAGAAATAA